Genomic window (Roseivirga sp. 4D4):
CATAAACATACTGCAAGTCATCTTTAATGCTTTCCTCAGATCGTTTACCGGTGCTTTTTCCAAAGCCTCGATAATCTACCATCAGTACATCATAACCTAATCGAGTGAAATCCACGGCAAACTTACCCCATCCTTTAAGCGACTTTGAGTTGCCCTTTAGGTAGATCACCACTCCTTTAGGTTCGGCAATCCTGAAATGTATGCCATTGATATTTACCCCAGGTTCTTTTTCCAAGTTGTACTCTTCGAATTGAAGGTTTGGATACTTGAATTCAAAGTCTTCGGGCAGTTTTTCGGGTTTAAAGAGAAAGCGTTCCTGGGCGAAATAGATAACGAAATTGGCCACGACATACGCTATGCCTACTATGATCAGTATAGTACCAATTTCCATCTAAGTAAGATATTAAAACTCAAGCGGATTACAATAGGTCAGAAATTGCTAGCTTGGATTTGAAAATGAAGCTCATCGACAATGAAACATCTCCTTAGCCTTTGCTGCCTCCTCATAATCCAGCAAGCCTTCAGCCAAGACTTACAGTTTAGAAGTAGCAATCGCTACATCTTTGGAACCAATAAAGACCGAACAGCTTCTATTGGTATTGGTGATATCGATAACGATGGTGATTTGGATGCGGTAGTAGCGAATGGAAGACACTGGCCACTGCAAAACCAAGTATTCTTCAATGATGGCCGGGGAATCTTCACGCTATCTCAGCCCCTAGACATCACCAGCGAAACCAGTTATGCCACCGAACTAGCTGATTTAGATGGCGATGGTGATTTAGACGTAGCCGTTGGTAATGACAATGCCCCTAATATGCTTTACTTCAATGATGGGCAAGGGAATTTTAAAAGGGGAAAGTATTTCGGGAAAAAGTACTCAAATACAAGAAACCTGACTTTAGCCGACCTGGATCAAGACGGAGACATTGACATTCTGATCACCAATCGTGGACAGGAAAACGAGATTTGCCTAAATAATGGAAAAGGAGAGTTTTCTGAACCCATTGGCTTTGGTGCTAAAGATGATTCTACAATAGACGTAGAAGTATCTGATATGGATCAAGATGGAGATCTGGACCTCATTCTAGCCAATCGAGATGGTCAATCGAATGCGGTATACCTGAATGGGGGGAACTTGGATTTCAGCACAAAAATCCTCTTTGGAACAGGCACCGATGAGACCAGAGGTGTAGCAATAGCAGACATTAATCAGGATGGGTATAAAGATATTATCACCGCAAATATTGGCCAGCCTAATGCCATCTATTTCGGAGATGAGAACCTTCAGTTTACAAAGAGTCTTGTATTTGATGAAAGCGAAGATGCTTCGTACTCTGTAACGGTAAGCGATTTTAACCTAGATGGTAACATCGATATCGCAGTGGCTAATGTTAGGGGTACAAACACTGTTTTCTTGAATAAGGACAAAGGTCAAAGCTGGGTGAAGATGAGCGTTGGACCAGAATTTAATAGCTATGATATTCTAGCAGCGGACCTCAATGGTGATGGCAGGCCTGATCTCATAGAAGCAAATTCTGACGAACTGAATATGTTTCACATGAACTTTATTAAGAGAGAACCTTAGCCATTCACTCAGAAGACCTCTCCGCAAGGTCGAGGTGAAAAACACTATTTAGAACCATCGATCCCTTTCTATCTCGAGCACAGCCGAGAGGGCCTATTCTTCGTTTAGAAACTCAACCAGAAGGCGGTGAAAATGATGCACTCCTTTTTCCATTTCGGGTGAATAGCGTCCTGTATGGTAAACCTTGGATTTCATACCCTGCTGTACTCCTTCAACCACCTCCTCATCCTCTTGCTCAACCTTGTCCAAGTTAGTACCCGCGCCAACATCCACTTTACTTTCGTCATACACGTATGAAATAAAGGACACCTTGGTCTGCTCCTTAGATATTGGTTTCACTACGTTTATCGAAAGTCCCCAAGGATAAAAGTTGAACATCATATTTGGGAACACCCAGAAGTAGTAAGCGGCTATAGACTTTCCAAAGTCCTCATGCCCTTCAGGAAAATCAAAAACATGCTCGTCACCATCGGCATAACCGATTTGAAGGTTGGTGTATTTAAATAGCACTGTCTCATAATTCCCATAATCAAGGGCCGCATTCAAATCGGCATGGACAAAGGGGATATGGAAGCCCTCCAAATAATTATCGCAGTAGAGTGCCCAATGCGCCTTGATGTGATAGTCCTTTCCTCTTTGAACATCAAGTTTGAACTCGTTTAATGGCATAAAGCCAATTTTGCGCTCCATTGCAGCGATGACATCTTGGAAATCATAACCCTGCCCCATGGAGGCAAACAACCATGGACCCCATTTTAACATTGGAAACTCATGAAGATCATCGGCTGATCGGGGAAAATTCTTAGCCTCCTTGAACTGCGGCATGTGCTGAAACTTGCCATCCAAACCAAACCTTCGGCCATGATAAGCACAGGTGATGTTTCGTGCTTTATTAGGCTGATGGCAAAGAATATTTCCACGGTGAGTACACACATTTGAGAGGACTCTCACAGTCTCCTTATCTCTTGATAGAAGCATTGGTTCTTCTGTTCCTTCAAATTTGAAAGGATAAACAGCACCATCCTGATTAACCAAACCATCATCCCCGATAAACTGCCATGACTTAGCAAATACCTTTTCTATTAACTCTTCAAACACCTCAGCGCTTCTATAAAAAGAAGAAGGCATTGTTTCAGCATGCTCAATTTTGGGATGAATCTCGTATTTAGGCATTCTGTTATATAATAAATATCTTAACCATTGAATCTCACTAAAATAGCTAATCAACTCCAATTTTATCTGAATGTCAAAAAAGTCTAATGCAGGAAAAAAGTTAGGCTTTTGGGCTGCCACATCTTTGGTTGTAGGTAGTATGATCGGCTCCGGTATATTCTCGCTTCCCATAGCCCTAGCAGAGTTTGGTGGTATTAGTCTCTTTGGATGGCTTATCGCTGCGGCAGGAGCATTCACGATCGCCAAAATCATGATTTTTTTGAGTAAGATCATACCGACTACGGGTGGTCCTTACGCCTATTCAAGGGCTGGTTTTGGAGATCTCCTAGGTTTCCTGATTGGCTGGGGTTATTGGCTCTCCATCATGACCACCAATGCTGCATTGGTAATGACCATCATTAGCTATTTGGGTGTTTTCTTTCCTGTTCTGGTTGAAAAAACCTTGCTAGGTCTGGCTGTGGGAATGGCAATATTGTGGGTGATCACTACGATTAACAGCTACAGTCTAAAGGCAGCTGGAAAAACCCAGGTGGTGGCAACAGCGCTAAAACTCATTCCACTGATCATTATCACCATTGGGGGGCTGTTCTTCATCAACTTCGCACATTTTTCACCTTTAAATATTAGCGGCCAGTCCAGCTTTCAGGCTATAACGGTTACTACGGCCTATTGCCTCTTTGCTTTTTTAGGATTAGAAGCGGCTACCATACCTGCCGGTAGCATCAAGTCGCCCGAAAAAACGGTACCCAGGGCTACCTTACTCGGAACGGTTTTCGTCACGGTCATTTATATGCTGAGTTCGTTTTCGCTTTTCGGCATTCTTCCACCTGAAGAAGTAGCCAATACAGTTTCACCATTTGCTGATGCAGCGGCAAAAATATGGGGTGCCAATGCCATGTATTTTGTGGCAGCGGGAGCCTGTATTTCAGCATTAGGAACACTCAATGGGTGGGTTTTAATGCAGGGCCAGATGGCATTGGGTGTGGCAAAAGATGGCCTCTTCCCAAAAGCCTTTGCTCAAGTAAACAAGAACCTGTCTCCCACTTTCGGTATTATTGTCTCCAGCATTATCGCTACGGCTTTGGTGCTACTCAACCAGTCCAAAGGATTATCCGGCATTTACCGATATATGGTATTATTGACAACCGTGCTGAATCTTGTTGCCTATATTTTTAGCATAGGTGCTTTTGCCTTATTTGCTGTTGAAAGAAAGTTCAACTTAAAACCAACTTATACCAACATTACCCTTGCCACTGTGGCATTTGGGTTTTCCATCTGGATGATCATTGGTTCTGGTGAAACTGCGGTTATGGCAGGATTCATTGGCCTAATGGCAGGGGTCCCAGTTTATATTTGGAACAAAAGAAAACGGTAAATGAAAACTTGCCATTCTGACTACGGGACCATCAGATCCCTATGGGTCAAGCCAGCCTCAAAGGCATTCATAAATCAAGAAACCTTACATGCTCAATGGGAGGAGTTGAACTACCTAAGTGAACCTCTTTATGCAGAAGCTCTAAAGGAATATGAGAGCTTTCTATCACATTTCAGTGGTGGTGAAATAGACGTGACTTGCTTCGGATCAGATGAAAGTGTAATGATAGACTCCATCTATTGCCGGGATGCTGCTATCGCCACGGATTTCGGCATGATCATTTGTAATATGGGGAAGGGTGGTCGGATTCATGAACCAGCTTCTCAAGCGAGGGATTATCAGTCAGCAGGCATAAAAATTTTAGGTACGATCAACGCTCCCGGAACCCTGGAAGGTGGTGATGTGGCCTGGCTAGATGAAAAAACACTAGCAGTCGGACATACATATCGTA
Coding sequences:
- a CDS encoding aromatic ring-hydroxylating oxygenase subunit alpha, with protein sequence MPKYEIHPKIEHAETMPSSFYRSAEVFEELIEKVFAKSWQFIGDDGLVNQDGAVYPFKFEGTEEPMLLSRDKETVRVLSNVCTHRGNILCHQPNKARNITCAYHGRRFGLDGKFQHMPQFKEAKNFPRSADDLHEFPMLKWGPWLFASMGQGYDFQDVIAAMERKIGFMPLNEFKLDVQRGKDYHIKAHWALYCDNYLEGFHIPFVHADLNAALDYGNYETVLFKYTNLQIGYADGDEHVFDFPEGHEDFGKSIAAYYFWVFPNMMFNFYPWGLSINVVKPISKEQTKVSFISYVYDESKVDVGAGTNLDKVEQEDEEVVEGVQQGMKSKVYHTGRYSPEMEKGVHHFHRLLVEFLNEE
- a CDS encoding dimethylarginine dimethylaminohydrolase family protein, whose protein sequence is MKTCHSDYGTIRSLWVKPASKAFINQETLHAQWEELNYLSEPLYAEALKEYESFLSHFSGGEIDVTCFGSDESVMIDSIYCRDAAIATDFGMIICNMGKGGRIHEPASQARDYQSAGIKILGTINAPGTLEGGDVAWLDEKTLAVGHTYRTNEEGIKQLRQLLNPKGLEVITVELPHYKGPSDVFHLMSILSPIDSGLAVIYSPLMPIKFRNTLINRGFDFVEVPEEEFESMGCNVLALSPRKCLMVAGNPITKSRLEAAGCEVLTYPGKEISVKGGGGPTCLTRPIYREI
- a CDS encoding amino acid permease, whose protein sequence is MSKKSNAGKKLGFWAATSLVVGSMIGSGIFSLPIALAEFGGISLFGWLIAAAGAFTIAKIMIFLSKIIPTTGGPYAYSRAGFGDLLGFLIGWGYWLSIMTTNAALVMTIISYLGVFFPVLVEKTLLGLAVGMAILWVITTINSYSLKAAGKTQVVATALKLIPLIIITIGGLFFINFAHFSPLNISGQSSFQAITVTTAYCLFAFLGLEAATIPAGSIKSPEKTVPRATLLGTVFVTVIYMLSSFSLFGILPPEEVANTVSPFADAAAKIWGANAMYFVAAGACISALGTLNGWVLMQGQMALGVAKDGLFPKAFAQVNKNLSPTFGIIVSSIIATALVLLNQSKGLSGIYRYMVLLTTVLNLVAYIFSIGAFALFAVERKFNLKPTYTNITLATVAFGFSIWMIIGSGETAVMAGFIGLMAGVPVYIWNKRKR
- a CDS encoding FG-GAP repeat domain-containing protein, with amino-acid sequence MKHLLSLCCLLIIQQAFSQDLQFRSSNRYIFGTNKDRTASIGIGDIDNDGDLDAVVANGRHWPLQNQVFFNDGRGIFTLSQPLDITSETSYATELADLDGDGDLDVAVGNDNAPNMLYFNDGQGNFKRGKYFGKKYSNTRNLTLADLDQDGDIDILITNRGQENEICLNNGKGEFSEPIGFGAKDDSTIDVEVSDMDQDGDLDLILANRDGQSNAVYLNGGNLDFSTKILFGTGTDETRGVAIADINQDGYKDIITANIGQPNAIYFGDENLQFTKSLVFDESEDASYSVTVSDFNLDGNIDIAVANVRGTNTVFLNKDKGQSWVKMSVGPEFNSYDILAADLNGDGRPDLIEANSDELNMFHMNFIKREP